The genomic interval CTTGCCGAGTATATTCGGAGTGGTAAGGAAGTATCATTATTCCATGCTAACGAGCTTGGCAAGGAGCTTTACGGAATAAACCCTGAAGAAATTATTGCCGTACATGAGGAATGCATACAGTCTTTGGCTGCAAATGTTGACTCGGAGGAGGCTGTGCGATTATATAATCGTTCCTTTGTTTTTTTAATGGAGATTATGGTTGCTTGCCGATTTCGTTTGCAGCCAGAGAGATCAACGGAGCAAAAATTCACTGAAATGCGAGAGATGCTTTTCAGGTCCAACCGCTCCTTTGAACGAGTCAAAAATAAGTATGAAAATGTTTTGCAGCACATGGACAGCGGAATTGCTTTGTTTGATAGTGATGGAATTTTATCGTTTATTAATGTGCAAATGGCCAAGCTGCTCGACATCCCTCGGAAAACATTAATTGGTTGTACGATAAAGGAAATATTAAGACATCGGCGGCTTACTAGCAGCACGAAGCGAACAGTTCTTAGACTCTACAAAGAAATGTTTCTCATGCATAGCAAGTATTATGAGTTCCAACACAAAGATGGTAAACATTTATTGGTAACGGTTACATACGGTGATCAGTTAGACGGTGATTTTTTAATTAGCGTGAAGGATGTTTCTGAATATAAGCAAATTGAGCAGACGGCATTGCAAAACGACAAGCTTGCCATGCTCGGGAAAATTGCTGCTGCAATTGCACATGAAATTCGTAATCCGTTGACAAGCATTCGCGGCTTTATTCAGCTATTGCGGCCATATTTACTGGAAGTGGGCAAAGAAGAATACGCTCGTATTATTTTAACGGAAATCGACCGGGCAAATGATATCATTTATGAATTTCTAAATTCGTCCAAGCCATCAGCACCAATGAAACAATTGGTGTCTATCGATCATTTAATAAAAGAGGTTGTGCTTCTGACCGAAAGTGAAGCTTTGATGCGGAATTGCGAAATTAAAGCGGAGTGTTACTGCTCAGAGCATCTCGTCTCGATTGATGTTAAACAAGTGAAGCAGGTTATTTTGAACATTATTAAAAATTCACTCGATGCGATTGAAGAAGTTCAGAGCGAGCGTAGAGGCCTTATTGATATTATTACGCGTGGAAATGGACAATTTGCCGAAATTATTATTAAGGATAATGGAAAAGGCATGGACAAAGCAACGATGAGCAGATTGTTTGACCCCTTCTTTACGACGAAGCAGTCGGGTACAGGGTTAGGCTTATCAGTAAGCTACAGAATTGTTCGCAATCATAATGGTACGATTAGAGTGGATAGTCAATTAGGGGTAGGGACTGAATTTATTCTGACACTGCCATTAGCTTAATGTTCACTGCAAATGGATTGGCTTAGCTGAATTGAATCGGATGCTCTCCCCCAATCGTGGGCGGGGAGTATTTTGCTTTTTCATATCATGATAGCTAAGTGACAAGTCTGCAATTATAAACATGGCAAAGAGGAGAACGCTTAGGTATAATGAGTTTGAAAAAAGCGATTGAAACGATTCAAATGAAATGGATTCGGTTAGGTAAATCCATTTGGAGAGCGAGGGAATAATAATGAGTATTCAATTTACATACGGAGTTCGCGGTACAGAGCAAGCAAATTTAGATGCGGTTATTCGTTTTGTCAGTAAAAAAGAGTTGACGCAATCAGAAGCAGTTACCCCGATCGTACAGCCGCAAATCGATGAAGCGCTTAGAGGACGTTAT from Paenibacillus sp. FSL K6-3182 carries:
- a CDS encoding ATP-binding protein; translated protein: MLAIRKRYFPALAEYIRSGKEVSLFHANELGKELYGINPEEIIAVHEECIQSLAANVDSEEAVRLYNRSFVFLMEIMVACRFRLQPERSTEQKFTEMREMLFRSNRSFERVKNKYENVLQHMDSGIALFDSDGILSFINVQMAKLLDIPRKTLIGCTIKEILRHRRLTSSTKRTVLRLYKEMFLMHSKYYEFQHKDGKHLLVTVTYGDQLDGDFLISVKDVSEYKQIEQTALQNDKLAMLGKIAAAIAHEIRNPLTSIRGFIQLLRPYLLEVGKEEYARIILTEIDRANDIIYEFLNSSKPSAPMKQLVSIDHLIKEVVLLTESEALMRNCEIKAECYCSEHLVSIDVKQVKQVILNIIKNSLDAIEEVQSERRGLIDIITRGNGQFAEIIIKDNGKGMDKATMSRLFDPFFTTKQSGTGLGLSVSYRIVRNHNGTIRVDSQLGVGTEFILTLPLA